In Hyalangium minutum, a single window of DNA contains:
- a CDS encoding SRPBCC domain-containing protein, whose protein sequence is MKNRTTVERKSERETVVTRTFNGPARIVFEAWTKPELFKKWWVPKSMGMTLVSCEMDVRTGGKYRLVFGQGMAFF, encoded by the coding sequence ATGAAGAACCGCACGACTGTGGAACGGAAGTCCGAGCGTGAGACCGTCGTCACGCGAACTTTCAATGGTCCGGCACGCATCGTGTTCGAGGCGTGGACAAAGCCCGAGCTGTTCAAGAAGTGGTGGGTGCCGAAGTCGATGGGAATGACCCTGGTTTCCTGCGAGATGGATGTTCGTACCGGGGGCAAGTACCGTCTGGTGTTCGGCCAAGGGATGGCGTTCTTC
- a CDS encoding ArsR/SmtB family transcription factor, with protein MVQYANVGLDASFAALSDATRRGVLEQLGRAEASITDLAEKFNMTLTGMKKHVGVLERAGLVITEKVGRVRTCKIGPRRLEEEMAWLERYRQLWDARFDELDKVVEELKRKEQVDGRKKRE; from the coding sequence ATGGTTCAGTATGCGAATGTCGGCCTCGATGCTTCGTTCGCCGCGCTCTCCGACGCCACCCGACGCGGTGTTCTGGAGCAGCTCGGGCGTGCGGAGGCCTCGATCACGGACCTCGCCGAGAAGTTCAACATGACCCTCACGGGCATGAAGAAGCACGTCGGTGTCCTGGAGCGGGCCGGGCTCGTGATCACGGAGAAGGTCGGGCGCGTGCGGACCTGCAAGATCGGCCCGCGCCGACTGGAGGAAGAGATGGCATGGCTCGAGAGGTACCGCCAGCTCTGGGACGCACGCTTCGACGAGTTGGACAAGGTTGTCGAGGAATTGAAACGCAAGGAGCAGGTCGATGGACGCAAGAAGAGAGAGTGA